The proteins below come from a single Zea mays cultivar B73 chromosome 8, Zm-B73-REFERENCE-NAM-5.0, whole genome shotgun sequence genomic window:
- the LOC100501079 gene encoding LETM1-like protein, which yields MASMAIIRRRKYFLDHVNTPTISSSAFFTFQHGRLGLEVEPRTEQRFLEHSSGDSKCEKEQHNMNLIKKDLLGLGNGFWQRPSYVISLSHGGFGRNEFRLPLSLGARSLLQSVRTASTATARQPKMDTDDEQSEDHKQNKRKKEASPEECDQAVEGLSTAKAKAKAKQVQESLKVGQSIIQKFWARVLGVGPALRAVASMSRADWAAKLKHWKDEFVCTLQHYWLGTKLLWADVRISSRLLVKLAGGKSLSRRERQQLTRTTADIFRLVPFAVFIIVPFMEFLLPVFLKLFPNMLPSTFQDKMKEEEALKRKLKARMEYAKFLQDTAKEMAKEVQTSRSGETKQTAEDLDEFLNKVRRGGRVSNDEILNFAKLFNDELTLDNMNRPRLVNMCKYMGIRPFGTDHYMRFMLRKKLQDIKNDDKLIQAEGVESLSEEELRQACRERGHLGLLSTEEMCQQLRDWLDLSLNHAVPSSLLILSRAFTVSGRMKPEEAVVATLSSLPDEVVDTIGTVLPSEDSVSERRRKLEFLEMQEELIKEEEKKKEKEEKAKQKKEEAKMKEPETAEEDLALKEMTDATAREELRKAKEHDKEKLCNISRALAVLASASSVSKERQEFLSLVNKEIELYNSMLKKEGTEGEEAAKKAYIAAREDPDNDAEAAAEEKVSSALIEKVDAMLQELEKEIDDVDAQIGNRWQLLDRDHDGKVTPEEVAAAAAYLKDTIGKEGVQELITNLSKDTEGKILVEDIVRLASQTEEHNDDEEQSRQ from the exons ATGGCTTCAATGGCAATCATTAGGAGAAGGAAGTATTTCTTGGATCATGTTAACACACCTACCATTTCATCGTCTGCTTTCTTTACATTCCAACATGGAAGACTCGGTTTGGAGGTTGAGCCAAGAACAGAACAGCGATTTCTCGAGCATAGTTCTGGGGATTCCAAATGCGAGAAGGAGCAACACAATATGAATTTGATAAAAAAGGATCTACTAGGTCTTGGTAATGGGTTTTGGCAACGTCCATCTTATGTGATTTCTCTTTCTCATGGTGGATTTGGAAGGAATGAATTTAGATTGCCTCTGAGCCTGGGAGCTAGATCTTTGCTGCAGTCGGTCCGCACAGCATCAACTGCAACAGCAAGGCAGCCTAAGATGGATACAGATGATGAACAGAGCGAGGACCACaagcaaaataaaaggaaaaaggaGGCATCCCCAGAAGAATGTGATCAGGCTGTGGAAGGCCTCAGCACTGCAAAAGCTAAGGCTAAAGCTAAACAGGTACAAGAATCTCTGAAGGTTGGCCAATCAATTATACAGAAATTTTGGGCAAGAGTCCTGGGTGTGGGCCCTGCTCTTCGTGCTGTTGCTTCAATGAGCAG GGCTGATTGGGCAGCAAAACTTAAGCATTGGAAGGATGAATTCGTTTGTACACTGCAGCATTACTGGTTAGGGACAAAACTACTCTGGGCAGATGTTAGGATCTCATCAAGATTGCTGGTGAAACTTGCTGGGGGGAAGAGCCTTTCAAGAAGAGAGAGGCAACAGCTGACACGCACAACAGCAGATATCTTCAGGCTGGTTCCGTTTGCTGTGTTCATCATTGTTCCATTCATGGAATTCTTACTGCCAGTCTTCCTCAAGTTATTTCCAAACATGCTTCCATCAACTTTCCAGGACAAAATGAAGGAAGAG GAAGCATTAAAAAGGAAATTGAAAGCAAGGATGGAGTATGCAAAATTTTTGCAAgataccgcaaaagaaatggcaaAGGAAGTTCAAACATCTCGTAGCGGAGAAACAAAACAAACAGCTGAAGATCTGGACGAATTTTTGAATAAG GTTAGGAGAGGTGGACGTGTCTCTAATGATGAAATCTTGAATTTTGCAAAGCTATTCAATGATGAACTTACTCTGGATAACATGAACAG ACCACGCTTGGTAAATATGTGCAAATATATGGGTATCCGGCCTTTTGGTACAGATCACTACATGAGGTTCATGCTTCGCAAAAAACTTCAGGA CATTAAGAATGATGATAAACTGATTCAAGCTGAGGGAGTTGAATCTCTCTCTGAAGAAGAGCTCCGGCAAGCCTGCCGGGAACGTGGTCATCTAGGCCTGCTGTCAACTGAAGAGATGTGCCAGCAG CTCCGAGACTGGTTGGACCTATCACTTAATCATGCTGTGCCATCTTCACTTCTCATACTTTCAAG AGCCTTTACTGTGTCTGGGAGAATGAAGCCAGAGGAGGCTGTTGTAGCAACACTATCTTCTTTACCAGACGAAGTTGTGGATACAATTGGGACAGTATTGCCATCTGAAGATTCAGTTTCTGAAAGGAGGAGAAAATTAGAATTCCTTGAGATGCAGGAAGAACTTATCAAG GaggaagagaaaaagaaagagaaagaagaaaaggcAAAACAAAAGAAAGAAGAGGCAAAGATGAAGGAACCAGAAACTGCTGAAGAAGATTTAGCTTTGAAGGAAATGACTGATGCTACTGCTAGGGAAGAACTGAGAAAAGCAAAAGAACATGACAAAGAGAAGCTCTGTAATATCAGCCGTGCCTTGGCTGTGCTCGCATCTGCATCT TCTGTTAGCAAGGAGCGTCAAGAGTTTCTGAGCCTCGTCAATAAAGAG ATAGAGCTATATAACTCCATGCTCAAAAAAGAGGGTACTGAAGGTGAAGAAGCAGCTAAAAAAGCATATATAGCCGCTAGGGAAGACCCAGACAATGATGCTGAGGCTGCTGCAGAAGAAAAGGTCTCGTCGGCGTTGATTGAGAAG GTTGATGCTATGCTTCAAGAATTAGAAAAGGAGATTGATGATGTGGATGCACAAATTGGAAACCGTTGGCAGCTGCTTGATAG
- the LOC100501079 gene encoding LETM1-like protein isoform X2 has product MASMAIIRRRKYFLDHVNTPTISSSAFFTFQHGRLGLEVEPRTEQRFLEHSSGDSKCEKEQHNMNLIKKDLLGLGNGFWQRPSYVISLSHGGFGRNEFRLPLSLGARSLLQSVRTASTATARQPKMDTDDEQSEDHKQNKRKKEASPEECDQAVEGLSTAKAKAKAKQVQESLKVGQSIIQKFWARVLGVGPALRAVASMSRADWAAKLKHWKDEFVCTLQHYWLGTKLLWADVRISSRLLVKLAGGKSLSRRERQQLTRTTADIFRLVPFAVFIIVPFMEFLLPVFLKLFPNMLPSTFQDKMKEEEALKRKLKARMEYAKFLQDTAKEMAKEVQTSRSGETKQTAEDLDEFLNKVRRGGRVSNDEILNFAKLFNDELTLDNMNRPRLVNMCKYMGIRPFGTDHYMRFMLRKKLQDIKNDDKLIQAEGVESLSEEELRQACRERGHLGLLSTEEMCQQLRDWLDLSLNHAVPSSLLILSRAFTVSGRMKPEEAVVATLSSLPDEVVDTIGTVLPSEDSVSERRRKLEFLEMQEELIKEEEKKKEKEEKAKQKKEEAKMKEPETAEEDLALKEMTDATAREELRKAKEHDKEKLCNISRALAVLASASSVSKERQEFLSLVNKEIELYNSMLKKEGTEGEEAAKKAYIAAREDPDNDAEAAAEEKVSSALIEKVDAMLQELEKEIDDVDAQIGNRWQLLDRAERAQSTSKDVAYRGRTLMLHGDQLS; this is encoded by the exons ATGGCTTCAATGGCAATCATTAGGAGAAGGAAGTATTTCTTGGATCATGTTAACACACCTACCATTTCATCGTCTGCTTTCTTTACATTCCAACATGGAAGACTCGGTTTGGAGGTTGAGCCAAGAACAGAACAGCGATTTCTCGAGCATAGTTCTGGGGATTCCAAATGCGAGAAGGAGCAACACAATATGAATTTGATAAAAAAGGATCTACTAGGTCTTGGTAATGGGTTTTGGCAACGTCCATCTTATGTGATTTCTCTTTCTCATGGTGGATTTGGAAGGAATGAATTTAGATTGCCTCTGAGCCTGGGAGCTAGATCTTTGCTGCAGTCGGTCCGCACAGCATCAACTGCAACAGCAAGGCAGCCTAAGATGGATACAGATGATGAACAGAGCGAGGACCACaagcaaaataaaaggaaaaaggaGGCATCCCCAGAAGAATGTGATCAGGCTGTGGAAGGCCTCAGCACTGCAAAAGCTAAGGCTAAAGCTAAACAGGTACAAGAATCTCTGAAGGTTGGCCAATCAATTATACAGAAATTTTGGGCAAGAGTCCTGGGTGTGGGCCCTGCTCTTCGTGCTGTTGCTTCAATGAGCAG GGCTGATTGGGCAGCAAAACTTAAGCATTGGAAGGATGAATTCGTTTGTACACTGCAGCATTACTGGTTAGGGACAAAACTACTCTGGGCAGATGTTAGGATCTCATCAAGATTGCTGGTGAAACTTGCTGGGGGGAAGAGCCTTTCAAGAAGAGAGAGGCAACAGCTGACACGCACAACAGCAGATATCTTCAGGCTGGTTCCGTTTGCTGTGTTCATCATTGTTCCATTCATGGAATTCTTACTGCCAGTCTTCCTCAAGTTATTTCCAAACATGCTTCCATCAACTTTCCAGGACAAAATGAAGGAAGAG GAAGCATTAAAAAGGAAATTGAAAGCAAGGATGGAGTATGCAAAATTTTTGCAAgataccgcaaaagaaatggcaaAGGAAGTTCAAACATCTCGTAGCGGAGAAACAAAACAAACAGCTGAAGATCTGGACGAATTTTTGAATAAG GTTAGGAGAGGTGGACGTGTCTCTAATGATGAAATCTTGAATTTTGCAAAGCTATTCAATGATGAACTTACTCTGGATAACATGAACAG ACCACGCTTGGTAAATATGTGCAAATATATGGGTATCCGGCCTTTTGGTACAGATCACTACATGAGGTTCATGCTTCGCAAAAAACTTCAGGA CATTAAGAATGATGATAAACTGATTCAAGCTGAGGGAGTTGAATCTCTCTCTGAAGAAGAGCTCCGGCAAGCCTGCCGGGAACGTGGTCATCTAGGCCTGCTGTCAACTGAAGAGATGTGCCAGCAG CTCCGAGACTGGTTGGACCTATCACTTAATCATGCTGTGCCATCTTCACTTCTCATACTTTCAAG AGCCTTTACTGTGTCTGGGAGAATGAAGCCAGAGGAGGCTGTTGTAGCAACACTATCTTCTTTACCAGACGAAGTTGTGGATACAATTGGGACAGTATTGCCATCTGAAGATTCAGTTTCTGAAAGGAGGAGAAAATTAGAATTCCTTGAGATGCAGGAAGAACTTATCAAG GaggaagagaaaaagaaagagaaagaagaaaaggcAAAACAAAAGAAAGAAGAGGCAAAGATGAAGGAACCAGAAACTGCTGAAGAAGATTTAGCTTTGAAGGAAATGACTGATGCTACTGCTAGGGAAGAACTGAGAAAAGCAAAAGAACATGACAAAGAGAAGCTCTGTAATATCAGCCGTGCCTTGGCTGTGCTCGCATCTGCATCT TCTGTTAGCAAGGAGCGTCAAGAGTTTCTGAGCCTCGTCAATAAAGAG ATAGAGCTATATAACTCCATGCTCAAAAAAGAGGGTACTGAAGGTGAAGAAGCAGCTAAAAAAGCATATATAGCCGCTAGGGAAGACCCAGACAATGATGCTGAGGCTGCTGCAGAAGAAAAGGTCTCGTCGGCGTTGATTGAGAAG GTTGATGCTATGCTTCAAGAATTAGAAAAGGAGATTGATGATGTGGATGCACAAATTGGAAACCGTTGGCAGCTGCTTGATAG